Part of the Pseudobdellovibrionaceae bacterium genome is shown below.
CGTCACGGACACATTCACCTCTTCATTTTGGACTTATTTGAAGGCCAGATTAAACCCTGGTGGCATAGTCGCAGCAAATGTCTACGGCATCGCAAATCACCTTGAGCGTTATTTAGACGAATCGCCGCTTAAAAGCATGGCAGCAGCGGCTAAACAGTCACTTAAATACATTAAGGTGGCCCCACATCGCCGCAACACAACAATTATCGCCTCTGGTTCGCCCCTCAATAAAGTCTACCCTATAGACAACAACGCTGCAGACAACATCGACAGGCTAACTTTAAAAACACAGTACCTCAGATCGAAACATCTAGTGCCTTTTTTTGACGTTGCCCATCAGCCTGTTCGACATCAATTTACCTTTGAACAAATCAATCACCTGCAACGGGAAGCGTGGGGCCAGTTTCTCGCTGAATTTAATGGAACTCTGAATGATATAACATTTATATCGCCCAGAGCGCTGGTCGAAACATTGTCGTCACCAGATACTGGGCCTTGCTTGTTGCAATCAATTCTTGAGAAATGTGAGCATCTTTCAGTGATGTTACCCACGTACTTAGGTGCTGAAATTCACAATAGAGATATGAAACTCGACTGGTACTTCGAATATCTTTTTGAACACGCAAAAGATCTAAGCACCGACAAGCCCTATCTTTGGTTTAACTTTTTCTTACCCCAATGGATATCCATGTTGAACTCGAAGCCGTCTTGGCGAACTTTGAATTTTAGTGAAAAAATAAACAAATGTGGAGGTCTGAATGAACTCTAGTGTTATCGTGGTTGACAACTTCTATTCTGATCCCGACTGTGTAAGAGAGTTGGCGCTCGGCGACGAACTCGTCGATCCATTCAGTCTCAGCGGCAATTTCGCTGGCCGCGAAAGTGAATATAATTACTTCAGTGAATCAATAGTCGAAAGCTTTGAAAAGATACTCGGCACGAAAATAGTCGTCGACGAAGATTCGAATGCCTTTGGACGTTTTCGATTTGCAAGAGCCAGTGACAAACGTAAAACTCAAATTCACTTCGACAATAAAGATTGGTCTGCAGTTGTGTATCTTTCTAGAAATAGTCCATCGGGCACTGGCACCATCTTCGTAGAGCACCGGCGCCTTAATCTCGTTGGGCCCCCAGTTTCAAAGGAAGAATTGCAGCGGTATGGCTGCGACAATTTGAATGATTTTGATCGAAAATATGTACTACCGGATACTTTGAACCCCGGTGCCTGGGCGACTCACTTGAGGGTGCCATTTAAATACAACCGATTAGTTTTGTTTCGGGGAAGAAAATTGTTTCATGGATCTGAAGGCCTTTTTGGCGAAAATAGGGCCGACGGCAGGCTGACTCACAACTTTTTTTTTGATGAGGCAAGATAAATGAAATCACTAGTGATCGTTGACGACTTCTTTAAGGATCCGATGTTAGTTCGCAATCTGGCCCTAGAAACTAGCTACCAAGACGTCACGAAACTGAACTACCCCGGTTTACAGAGCGACATGGCCTTTTATAACCAAGATATTATTAAGCGATTTGAGAAACTCTTAAATGACGAAATTGACCCTAAGGTCGAGAGCCTCACTTTCGGAAAATTTAGATTTATGACTCGCGAATCCGGATCTCGAATTAAAATACATGTGGACGGCCTGGCCGAATGGACTGGCCTTATATACTTAAATACCCCAGATCAATGCGAAGGCGGTACCGCATTTTACCGTCACATAGATACTGGCCTAGAAGGACCGCCGCGGCCCGATCAAATGAAAAAATTTGGCTTCGAATCCGTTTTAGATTTTGAGCAACGAATTATTGCCGAACAAAGTTTAGACCTTTCACGGTGGGAAGAAACCACTTTCGTTGGCATGCGGTTTAATCGCCTTGTACTATTTAGGGGAAATGAGCTATTTCATTGCCACACCCATGGATTTGGCAACACAAACGAAAATGCTCGCCTTACACAGAATTTTTTCTTTAACACTAAACGCATGGATCGATTAAGAAATACCATCTACTCAAAGGGCGCTTTGTGAAAAACAGAGAATATCTCATTTATATATCCCGATTCTTTAGTGGCTTTGCCGGGTGGTTGGTGTTTTTGGCCGTCGCACTCATGATTAAAGAGCAATACGGGTCAAATCACGTGCCATTGGCTTTTGTCTGGCAAGCCATACCGCCTCTGCTGTTGTCGAATTGGCTTGCCAGAAAGACCCCTGAACACAAAATGAAGACGGTTTTCATTTGGTCCCAGGTGTTGGGCATTGTTGCTCTATTTTTACTAGCTGTACCCATTGGCCTTATTGGAATTTACACTTTTATCTTTCTAAACAGTCTTATTCAAACCGTGAGCAACCCCATACTTATCTCAATGGCCATGAAGACTGTTGATAAAGACAGGTGGCACAAGGTTCACATCAGACTATCCTCTGTGCAGGCCACGACACTGGCGTTGGCTCCTATTTTTGGCGGTTGGTTTTCTATGGCTTTTGGGTTTGGCCAACTTTTGGTTCTCACAGCGTTCTGCGGGCTCGTTGGGATCGCATTTATCTATTTGGCTATCCCTCAATTTGATGAACCGGCTCCAAAGGGTAAACAAGAACACTTAAAGTGGTTCCAACAATGGCAACCCTTAAAAATTGACTCTTGGCATCTGCGCCGTGGATTTGCTCTTTGGACCCTATTTTTAGCCATCGGCGCTTTTTTAAACACGGTGGAGTTTCCTGTTTTTGAAACCATGGGCTTGAGCCGATCTGAGATCGGGCAGATGTTGGGCTCCTGGGGTGTTGGCAATCTATTGGCCTTCTTTGCGGCCACCAGGGTCAAAAATATTTTTCCAGCATCCGTGGCGTCGGTGGTGTTTGCGGCAGCGTTAGCCTTGTTCTTAGCTCAGATTTCCCTTCAAGCGGCTCTCTTTGCCTTTGCAGTCGGAGGATTCATCAACTCGTACCTAGCTGGGAGCCTGCGAAACTACATCAGCGAAAATACACCCACCCACAGCCGAAGCCTTGATGTGTGGGCGGCCGTGAACCAAAGACTGGGTCTTGTAAACCTCTCAGTGTACGCCCTTGGAGGACTAGCACTACCCTACGCCGGCGAAACAGTGATGGGCTTGCCAATGGTGGCTTTTGCACTGATCGTTGCGGGATCATTGTTTTTACAGCGACCCCCAGACGCCCGTTCTTAAAGATTAGAGGGCGAGGGGTTATATAATACCCGCCACTTGACTCAGGATTTGTGACTCACAGAATCTTGGACCAACCGCCCCTATGCATACGGGTTGAAGATTGAACTGAGTTAGGACATTACAAGTGTAATCTTGTGTTTCCCTTTTGAGCGCTCATCCACAGAATTAATAGTCTCGACTATTTTGTCGAACAATGTCGGTCCCACTCTTTTTTCAGCATTTTCTAAGGTTTGGTTTAGAGAATCCAATCCATCAAGGTCAAGGTAATCGCCACTTTTGATGCGGTTTCTACACCAACTGGCTAATTCTTGATAGCCTAATTTTTTAGCTGACTCCTTGTGATTTTTCCATTCGATTTCACTAGTACCGTCAAGCCCATATCCACCAAACAAACAGTCATCGAATGAATCCAAATCTTTGCCAAAATACCCACCAGTCCCGTTTACCATCTCACCGAAAACCGAAAAAAAGTCCTCTAGGCTCTGAATTTTACCACCTTCTAATTGATATTTCTTTTTCATTGGTGAGTGTCCTTTATTATCCAACGGATTTCCCCGTCTGACTGTTTTTTGCAAAGAAATCGAAGTGGAGTTACGTTACCATTTCCAGGGACCAAATCAAGCGACGTCCAGCCCTTTAAGTCCCTTGTTAGCCCATGTGGCTCCAATTTACTGACAAATTCTAAAGCCTGACTATCCCCCATTAATGCTTTAAGAGAGATTGATTGAAAGCTCAGTAGGCCTCTCCGATTGGGCCTCTTTAAATAAACTAATAATCTTTTCGTAATCGCTAGTGTTTGCTAGTTCAAATTCCTTATGGTTCTCAAACATAAACATCACTGGACCTTCTATGTCCGTAGTTAAAACATCCCACAAAGCATTCAGATTCTTACCATAATAATTTGGCGTAATATCTAAGGTGGCAAAAACTTCGTGGAAATCGTTTTCATTTTTAACTTTAGAGCAGTCTATCGTGATAGATTTCATCATTTCACCTCAATAAAGTTTTCGTAGTGGTCGTTAGCTAGCAACATTTTACCGTCATTTGAATTAACCATTCTGGAAGCACCTCTTTTTCCTCCTTCATACCCTAAATCGACCTTAAAGTATTGCCTCCCATCCTAAAACAAAACCTAAACCACCGACGGCGACTGTGCATAGGTGCTGGACAAAAGTGCGAAAATCAGACCACTCATATTTGTAATTTCAGCGTAAAAACAAAGGCTTACACTACTCTGGTGTCAATTTAAAATTACATTTTAAATTGCCACCAGTGGCAACTGCTGGCATGAGATAGATAATGATTCAAAGAAGTTTGAAAACTGTCGTTGAGCGAGCCCTGCAACAATACCCCGTGGTTACCCTCACGGGGCCACGTCAATCCGGCAAAACAACTTTGGCGCGGTCCATGTTTCCAAATTTCGAGTACTATTCCCTTGAAGATCCGGATGTTCGTCAGCGGGCGCAAACAGATCCTAGGGCATTCCTCGATCAAGTCAAAACGTCAGTGATTCTCGACGAAATTCAAAGAACTCCAGATTTGACTTCTTATATCCAGGGCATTGTTGACTCGCCTGACAATCACCGAAAATTTGTCCTCACAGGCTCCCGCCAACTGCTGCTTATGGAGGCCGTGAGTCAATCTCTTGCTGGACGCACTAGGGTGTTTGAGTTGCTGCCGTTCTCCCTCAGTGAGATTTTCAATCAGATCAAAAGCGAAAACCTTACCATTCATGATGTTCTCTTCAGAGGAGGCTACCCAAGGATTTGGGACAAGTCGCTATCACCCACGGAGTGGCACAAAGAGTATTTTCGTCTTTATGTGGAGCGAGATATTCGGTCGATCGTCAAAATAATGGATCTCGACAAGTTTGAGTTGTTCATGCGTCTTTCAGCCGGGCGGATTGGACAACTCTTAAATTTGAATTCATTGGGAAATGAAGCTGGTGTAACTCAACCCACTGCAGAGTCTTGGTTGTCTGCAATGAAAACAACTTTTATTGCATTCACCCTTCAGCCTCATTTTATAAATTTCAACAAAAGAATAGTTAAAACCCCTAAACTATATTTTTATGACACGGGTTTGCTTTGCTACCTTCTAGGAATCATTGAGGCCAAGCAGTTAGAGGTTCACCCATTGCGAGGGTTAATTTTCGAAAACTTCGTTGTTGCTGAGCTGATAAAGAGGGAACACCACTTAGGCAGAGAGCCAAGGTATTATTTTTGGCGGGATCAAAAGGGTCATGAGGTCGATCTCCTGCGAGACGACAGTACTACTCTTTACCCCATAGAAATAAAAATGGCCCAAACTTTTCAGCCAAGCTTTATCGATCATCTCAATCATTTTAACTCTCTCCAGAAAAACAAAGTAACACCTTTAGGCAGCGTGTATTGTTGTGTGGATAAGAGTTTTGACTACCAAGGCTACAAGATCCAGAATTGGACAGATTTGGCCCTTTAGCAGAGATCGCCACTACCAGGCGTAGAGTTCTAACCGCAATGTATTTCGTTGGCTATTTCAGGATTGTGGTCGGTTAGAACAAGTTCTATTGTTACCGTTGTACCCATGCCTTCAGTGGAATTAATTGAAACACTTCCACCCCATGAATCCAAATTATTTTTCAGGGTCGACAATCCGATACCATTTCCTGCCTTCTTGCCATAAGAAATTTCATTTGTAAGCAATTTCGATAGTACTTTTTCTGGTATTCCTTTGCCGTTATCGGAAACCACAATAATTGCCCTATTCGTTTGACTTTCAAGAGTTACTTCGATTTTTCCACACGACGGGCTAATCGCATCTAAAGAATTATTAATCAGATTAGACAGCATAGTTTTCAGATGCCCTTTGTCGGCTTTGGCTATCAATCCGTACGATTTATTGGATTTTCTAAAGCAAATTTCTACCCCTTTGAGATGGCCACACTCTATCTGCTTTTCTTGTACTACTTCATCGATTGTTTTGCCCAGATCTACAATCGTTGTGTTAACGTTCGACTTCGCCAGAATGTTTGATTTTTTAAGGTTTCTCCGCGTTTCAAGAAGACTTTCAGCAATCTCATTGATTCGAGAAATTGATAATCTAACTAATTTAATATGATCTTCAGGCAATCCCTGGGCTTTACTCGAAACTATTTGCAGTACTGATAGGGGTGACCGAATGTCGTGGGCGACCTGAACGGCCAGCCTGCCCAGCGCATTCTCACGCTCCATACGCTCAAACTCATTTCTTTTTATCACTAGCTCGCGCAATTCATCAATTTTTACATCACCATTGTTTAGCAGGCCATGACTGATCGGCTCTACCAACTCGATAATCATTAGCCGGCTAATTCGACGAGTTACATACAAACCCGATGCGAGGAATATTGTCGCTAATACAGCGACCTTTGCAAAAGTCTCGGCCGCCAAAAAAGGTATGTTTAAGGCCAGATCAAAGCTCTCTAACCCACCTATAGGACGTGTTACAACTTGTGGCCAATGAAATTGATCGCTATTGTTACAAAGACCATCCGTCAACCCTGAGCTAACGAGAATATTGCCACCGCTACATATAGCGGCTCCCGAGGCACCCAGTGTACTGTGAGCAATGGACATGACTGAATCAATCAATTGTCGATCTTTCGATATCACCGCCCGCTGTAGAATAGCCGCCAATCTGCTTGTCTGCTCGATCTGATCAACTCTCTTAGCATAAATAGCATCTACAAGCAGTGCTATCGACGTAATAACTATAAGTGTACTTAAGAATGTCAGCGGTCGATGTATGCGCTTCTTAGCCCACACACTTAGCTTCATAAATTTTACTTCCTTTGAAAAAAATCCAGGTGCCCTTCATTTCGCGTGCGATGATTTGCGCTGACACCAATTTTATCTTTCCGATAAATGGCCACCAGCTTGCTAAACCCAAGATGCACAAATGGCACCTCCTCTAAAGTCGCTTCAGAAAAACCTTTGTAGAAATTATCGATTTCGCTCAGGTCAGTCAGCGATCTACCCTCTTCTAACAGCTCGCCAAGCCGACGATTGTAGGTCATAGGCATCACAATAGCCCCATTCGTGCCAAGATTGTGATAAATACCATCTGGGTCTCCGTTTGTTACGCTAAACCCTGCCACCATCAAATCCGGCTCAAAAACCTTATAATAATATTTAAACCGCTCGCCGGGCTCAATGACCTTTGACCGATCGGAAATCGGTATATTTAGTTGCTTCAGCAAAGCGACAATCCAAGTCTCCGTCTCTGAAGCATATACTATTAGGGGATTCTTACTCACCTGCTCATAAAAGTATTCAACTGACTCTTTCCCTTTTTCAATAAGTCTATTAGCAATGTCGTCGTCGAGACGCCCCTTCTGGAGAGGTAAAAATGGTTGAGGATCCAATCTAAACAGGTCCGTTGTCATGGGGACCGGCACTTCTATTGACGACATTTCCACAAATGATCTGATCTTATTGAAGATTAAATACTGGAATGCTTGACGCAACCTTCGATCAGAAAAAAATCGACCGCTAAGCTCATTCAGTGCTAAAATTTCATGAATTGCATCTTGTCCCGGAAGAACACCCAACCCCCGTCTCTTCAAGTTCTCCACATTAATATGAGCGCCCCTTCCTGTGGCAAATACGTCGATATTGTCGTTTAACAATTCGCTCAAGCCATCCCTTGTGCCCAAAGACACCGCCTCGGCAGGCCCAAGATTTTTTGTGTTTTCAGCAAACCCGTTCTTTACTAACAACAAACGATTTTCATCTATTTGCCGCAGCATATATTTACCAGTCCCATGGAAGACACCCTCTTTATCTGTTTTATGGGCTGCATATCGATTGCCCGATAGGTAGTCCAAAGCCGTCCTAAACGGTCGTTTAAACCGAACTACCAAAGTTTTTTCATCAGGCGTCTCTATTCCGCTTATATCACCCGTGTTTGCGAATTGCTCGTAGCCTTCCACTTCGGAAAGTACATCCGCTAAGCTGCTGTTGGAAGATTTTGGCACTAAAGTTAGTCCCTCAAGCCATGACTTTTTGTAGTCGTGCGATGACAAATAAGATCCATCCGAGAAACGTTTTTTTGTGTCTATTTCAAATGAATATACTTTCAGATTTTGAGACACCCTCCAAGATGTGGCACCGAGGGGCATCGGAAACCCATTTTCATCAACTCCAACCAGTGCATCAAACTGATTGCTCAATACCATATCACCAACGGCTGTGTGTTGTAGCCCAGGATGAATGGTTTTCCAATGCGAGCTGTATCCCACTCTTATGGGATCAATCGCTGGTTTTTTCATAACCATATGTCCACCAATAATCATTGCACATAGACCACCCACCATTAGAAAATGTCTCCTCGTATAAATCCATTTTGAAACGCTCTTCATTTCTTTACATGCCAAAATCACCAGGCACTAGGTGCTGATGAAGCACCCATTCCAGAGACCTGGATAATTTCTTCTTGAATAAGTATTTCTAAATTGCGAAAAAATTCAGATTCCAACTCGATCTCATCAACAATGCCGGCCCTTTGGCGAAGATTTTCATACATATCTTCAAAAGACATGTTTGTATGGCCTGGTTCCCACAAAAGACGCCGGGCGTGTCGCGCCTCTTTAGAACCACTAAACCTAGTATTCTCATAGTGATCAATTTCTGTAAGCTTAGCCTTGGCAGCTATTGACACCACACTCACTGGCAGCATCGACAGCACTATTAAAATACTACGACTAAATAAATTCATAATTCCTCCATAACGATTTTTCTACAACATCCAACACCCAGGATCTTTTCCAAGTGGATCTCCATTATATGCGAACGCGGCGTTTCGATCACCGCCACACCTCTTCAAAAAAATACAATTATCACAACCCTCAATCTTGTTATTTCTAAGATTTTTTAATGTGGGATGGTTTAAAAATGTATCGCGAATTCCATCTTTTAAGGCATGTCCAAGCCGCAGTCTTGATCGACTCGACATCAATACATAGCCCTGGTAGTCAACAACAATAGATTCCCAAAACCTGCCACTCGCCCCTAGCCGCGGATCAATAAGTGCAAACAAGGGTTTGCGGGTTTCCGTCGGCACCCGATATTTATAGGAGGAGTTTAAAATATCTTTGTAAGCCTGTCGCAATTCTTTCGAATCCAGTGCCTGATCAATTTGATTAATTTTTGACTCTTTTGCCTGACCTACCTCGACAAGCCGTGCGAATTCTACTGATTTCAGGTTTAAGGTTCGGCCCAGCGCAAAGAATTCGCCAATCCATTTGCTCGTGCGCTTAGATAAAACCGTTAGGGTGTGTACCTCAATCTTATTTTGACGCAAAATACTAATGCCCCTCATTGCCTTTTCAAATGAACCCCGCCCCCTAATCGAGTCATGTCGAGTAGCGTCTGGTCCATCTAAACTAACCTGAAAACGAATAGTTGAAAATTTCTTCAATAATTCAAGGTTCGCCCTCTCTACAAGAGTGCCATTAGTTAAAATTATTAAACGCCAGTCTTTTCGCAACGAGCTGGCATAACTCAGTACGAGCTCAAAATTTGTGCTCGCAAAAGGTTCGCCGCCACCGATTATTAATTCTGGTGCATAGCCTATTTCATCAATTAACCCTACATAGTCATCAATAATTTGACACCATTCTACGGCCCCTAATGCCCCCACGTTCTTGTGGTGAGAGTGGTAACAATGACTGCAGCTCAAATTACAAGCATTAGTCAGGTCAATCTGCAAAGGCAAAGTATGTCCAATACTGATCCAATCTATTATCTTTTTCGAAATATAGTCGCTCATTTTACTTTTTTGCTTGTGCTGACTTATGGAAATCAAAGTACTTGTTCCTATTGAATCTGGGTTTCAGGTGGCGATATATGCAACTTGAATGCCGATTGATCTAGTGTCCGATTTTCGGAAATTGAGATCTCACCAAATAAGGAAAAATCCCTAAAACCAGAATAGATTGCTGCAAAATAGTTGGCCTTTTGCTGGCCATGAGGCATCAGGCTGCGCTAATTTGTCATAAAGGACGGCCATTTTTTGGCACGTGGCGTCCGCCGAACCGGATGTGTGTCTTATCCAGCGACGGAAATTTGCAATTCTTTCAGCACCCAGGCGGCTGGCCAAAGATTCTGTGAGCCACAAATCCTGAGTCAGGTGAAGCGATGTACGACCCCAAGGCCAATGTATACCACATGTCGATTCAAATACCTGTGACCCTGTATGGCTATTTTCAGGATGAGGATGTGAGTGTGGTAACGCCGTATAGTTTTTGAATTATAGCCAATCCTGAACCAAAACTAGTGATTCTATTTTGTTGAGAGTCTTGACGACGCCATCATTAAAAAAAGTCTTCTAGACTAGGTCATATTGAATTACACTTGAGGCTTCCTGATCGGCAAAAAAATCAGATTTTTTATACAATTCTATTAGTTTGTCGCTCTGTATCTCTTAGTAAATTCATTCGGGTACTCTTTAAAAGACTTGATTTCCGATAGCGAAGATATCTCAACAATACTTGCCTCTCTGGCTGTATCATAGGGCTTTGCGAATTTAGTTACCGAGGGCGGGATAGAAATTCCCTTTCCTACCAAATGTCCAGCGATCTGGGTTACGTTCGGTATATTTTGGCTGGTGTATTCTAGAAACAACTCTACTGGCACGAAAGTTGTAGGATTGTCTGAAGAAACAAAGGACGTTTATAAATACTAGAAAAATTGTGGCCATTATTTCTTTTATAGCTTCTCTGTCAGCCCAAGCTAAATCACAAATTCAGGCAAGACATTATTCCCAATCGGCCACGGGGCATTATTCTCGGTCTGGGGGCCGGAACGTCTCTGGCTTCGAGCTGTAAGAGCGTTCTCACTCTAAAAGGAGTTTCGAAAATGTCCATTAGAAATGATCGTCTGAGAGTTGCCTTTCCAATATGGAGTCAAGTGAACGCAATAGACCCTCACTCCATTCAGGCCGCGGGGCCGGCTATCATTTCTCAAAACGTTTTCTCCAAGCTGGTTACATTCAGTAATAACGGCCAAATTCAAGGTGAACTAGCTACGGACTTTTACTGGGACGGTGAGGGTTACTCTTTCACCATCGAACCCATTACCACTGCCGATGGGTACTCAATTGGCGCGGAGGATGCTTACTACAGCTTGAAAAGGATTGTCGCCTTGGACAAGAACACCCATGGTAGCCTTAAGCAGTTTATCTGTCCCGATACAAAAATAACTCGTTTGACGGACCCATGTGAGGGCCTCAGTTGGAGTGGTAATACGTTACGAATCGTGCCTGCTCAGCCGGTTTTTCGCCAACATATTCTCCCATTAATCGGCGCAGTGGATTACTCTATTTTGAGGAAGAGTGACTTGGATTTAGACAATCCAAGTCTGCTGAAAATCGATTGGCGAAATACATCAGGTCCATACTATTTGACTAATGCTAATTCATCGACCGCATTACTTTCACTGAATTCTCGACATCCACTAGCATCCCAATCAAACTTCAAAGAACTTGAAATCGTTTCTTTGCGCAACGACCATGCAATTAGTGAATTCAAAGCAGGCCGAGTGGACTTTATTACGACAATCGGAGGCGTAGGACGGAAAGAAATCCAAGAGTTTCAAAATTCGGGAAAAGTTTTTACTCATGTCACTCTCCCCATGCACCTCCATTACTTTCACTTTTTAGCGCCGGGCATGGAAGAACTTAATTCGGCCGAACGCCATGCTCTCGGTTTGTTCTTGCGTCGACGACTGCTAGCGGCAAACCATGAAAATGAGATTACACCCACCCATGAATTTTTCCCCGCTGATGGACCGGGCCGAATTACTGAAGAACAGAATGACAGCTTGAACGAGATTAAGGATACGGCAAAAGAGGTTGATCTCAACAAGCTCAGAGTAAGGTTGATTGTACCTAAACACAGTGTGGACAAGTTTAGAGAAATGTTTAAAGACGCCGCATTTTTACATATCGAAGAGCCTGATGGACCGCCTTGGGTCATGGCGCAGAGCCGTCAGCCCCACCTATATTACGGTCTAACTGACTCGGGCTATTCAGCTGACCTACCTCTTTTGAGTTATAACATTTCAGTTGAAACATTTGCTGACAAAAAAACTGGTCAAGACTGGCTCAGTAATTATTGGAAAATTGATGATGAGGCCGAGAGAATGAGAGCGATAAATCAATTGCACTTTAAGGCGCTGAGGGATGCTCGAATTGTGCCCGTGTTTATGGATTCATATATAGCAGTTTCTCGGCTGCCGGTGAAATTCACACTATC
Proteins encoded:
- a CDS encoding MFS transporter, producing MKNREYLIYISRFFSGFAGWLVFLAVALMIKEQYGSNHVPLAFVWQAIPPLLLSNWLARKTPEHKMKTVFIWSQVLGIVALFLLAVPIGLIGIYTFIFLNSLIQTVSNPILISMAMKTVDKDRWHKVHIRLSSVQATTLALAPIFGGWFSMAFGFGQLLVLTAFCGLVGIAFIYLAIPQFDEPAPKGKQEHLKWFQQWQPLKIDSWHLRRGFALWTLFLAIGAFLNTVEFPVFETMGLSRSEIGQMLGSWGVGNLLAFFAATRVKNIFPASVASVVFAAALALFLAQISLQAALFAFAVGGFINSYLAGSLRNYISENTPTHSRSLDVWAAVNQRLGLVNLSVYALGGLALPYAGETVMGLPMVAFALIVAGSLFLQRPPDARS
- a CDS encoding radical SAM protein, with translation MSDYISKKIIDWISIGHTLPLQIDLTNACNLSCSHCYHSHHKNVGALGAVEWCQIIDDYVGLIDEIGYAPELIIGGGEPFASTNFELVLSYASSLRKDWRLIILTNGTLVERANLELLKKFSTIRFQVSLDGPDATRHDSIRGRGSFEKAMRGISILRQNKIEVHTLTVLSKRTSKWIGEFFALGRTLNLKSVEFARLVEVGQAKESKINQIDQALDSKELRQAYKDILNSSYKYRVPTETRKPLFALIDPRLGASGRFWESIVVDYQGYVLMSSRSRLRLGHALKDGIRDTFLNHPTLKNLRNNKIEGCDNCIFLKRCGGDRNAAFAYNGDPLGKDPGCWML
- a CDS encoding barstar family protein, with protein sequence MKSITIDCSKVKNENDFHEVFATLDITPNYYGKNLNALWDVLTTDIEGPVMFMFENHKEFELANTSDYEKIISLFKEAQSERPTELSINLS
- a CDS encoding barstar family protein: MKKKYQLEGGKIQSLEDFFSVFGEMVNGTGGYFGKDLDSFDDCLFGGYGLDGTSEIEWKNHKESAKKLGYQELASWCRNRIKSGDYLDLDGLDSLNQTLENAEKRVGPTLFDKIVETINSVDERSKGKHKITLVMS
- a CDS encoding ATP-binding protein, coding for MIQRSLKTVVERALQQYPVVTLTGPRQSGKTTLARSMFPNFEYYSLEDPDVRQRAQTDPRAFLDQVKTSVILDEIQRTPDLTSYIQGIVDSPDNHRKFVLTGSRQLLLMEAVSQSLAGRTRVFELLPFSLSEIFNQIKSENLTIHDVLFRGGYPRIWDKSLSPTEWHKEYFRLYVERDIRSIVKIMDLDKFELFMRLSAGRIGQLLNLNSLGNEAGVTQPTAESWLSAMKTTFIAFTLQPHFINFNKRIVKTPKLYFYDTGLLCYLLGIIEAKQLEVHPLRGLIFENFVVAELIKREHHLGREPRYYFWRDQKGHEVDLLRDDSTTLYPIEIKMAQTFQPSFIDHLNHFNSLQKNKVTPLGSVYCCVDKSFDYQGYKIQNWTDLAL
- a CDS encoding HAMP domain-containing histidine kinase, with product MKLSVWAKKRIHRPLTFLSTLIVITSIALLVDAIYAKRVDQIEQTSRLAAILQRAVISKDRQLIDSVMSIAHSTLGASGAAICSGGNILVSSGLTDGLCNNSDQFHWPQVVTRPIGGLESFDLALNIPFLAAETFAKVAVLATIFLASGLYVTRRISRLMIIELVEPISHGLLNNGDVKIDELRELVIKRNEFERMERENALGRLAVQVAHDIRSPLSVLQIVSSKAQGLPEDHIKLVRLSISRINEIAESLLETRRNLKKSNILAKSNVNTTIVDLGKTIDEVVQEKQIECGHLKGVEICFRKSNKSYGLIAKADKGHLKTMLSNLINNSLDAISPSCGKIEVTLESQTNRAIIVVSDNGKGIPEKVLSKLLTNEISYGKKAGNGIGLSTLKNNLDSWGGSVSINSTEGMGTTVTIELVLTDHNPEIANEIHCG